The sequence below is a genomic window from Harmonia axyridis chromosome 1, icHarAxyr1.1, whole genome shotgun sequence.
gctgtTACACCGGCAAATTCTTGACGATGTATGTCCGagtaaataacttttttttttgctcaCATTCGACGCATCTCTTTCAGAAACACCTGTAGGTACACAGAATCGAACAATATCTCATCTATTCAATTACATCTGTAACAATAGTTCCATTCAATTCCCCATACGACTCGATCTAACATATTTCACGTCCGTCATATGCGGGTCAACGACTTCTGAACTGGAACCGTAGAAGGAAGGGGTAGAATGCGAAAACCAGAAAGTTCATTTATCGGAGCTCCACTCCCAGTCATTTCTCATGATCAAAATCCCAAACAAAGTTCATCCCGTCGTCTACCATCCACCCCAACTTCCTCGAGGGTCGTTCGAACTCCGAGACATAGTTTGGGGTTACCTCGAATCGATAGAGCGCTCTCAAGTTGTGTAGGGGGGGGTCGACCCCAACTCCGCTTACTTTGTCCGTAGATTAACGAATTTTTTACGTGACCCGGCAACGTCACGCGTCGATTCCGCGAATCCGTCTAATCCTGTGCTAACTGTTTCGGCAGGCTTATCGAGGTCAGGACGGTAAAATAAACTCGATGTTTACAAGAAGTCTTGTTATCAGGCGATGAATATTTGCATTCGTCAAAATGGATACAGCCGGTCTTGACGTTCGAATCGTTCTGTGATTCATCGGAGAACAAACAGAGGTTATCGCGgcggattaataaaaatttctgTGCGCAATCTTTATCGCATATAGGATGGTTTGTTTGTCGAGGAAAATGTTACTGTAGGAAGTGAGTCGTTTAATTGGTTCTCATGTTAGAGTGTATACATGGCAGAATATGTATACTTTATCCATTTTTATTATTGTAGTCTTtccaaaaaaacaaattcatcaaaacataTTTTCGAGAGCTCTTTCTTGCATTTGATCGGTctatcattttttcacaatatctataattttcaaattttgtaccGGAAAGTTTGACCTGCTGATGACGAATCCATCCTCAAAATCGATTTTGTCGGTACGTTCATCTGACTCTCAGTATAGATACACGATAACTTTTGAAAGGAAAGTCctagaaaattgaatttgaataattcgacTTTTCCCTCTCGAAATAAGTATGCCAttataaaatagaaaatgaTACAATTAAAATGGTTATagtggcaacactgtgtattattttgttTGACATTTCCATGTTATTTCTGTTCAGTAGGTtaccatttaatcatggaaagatacattcTTCAAAAACATGAGCAATGTCAAAAAACAATACACATTatatataaccattttaaataatATTAGGGAAAACCGCTTTacaatacacagtgttgccattatatataaccattttaaataatATTAGGGAAAACCCCTTTACATCGGCACCATATTATAGAAAAAGGGCATctatatcaattcaaatttgtttttttcttaatgCTTCGTGTAATTGTCGTTCAATCGACACTCCACGGAAATAATTTCCTTATACAGTAGAACTCCAATTATCCGAACTCCGACTATCCGAATCGCCGATTATCCGAATCACAAAAAAGCCGCGAAGCCAGTGTTTGCGCGTCAAGTCTTGACTTGACTTGTCTTAACAAGTTAAGACAAGTTCCGGCACATTGCAGTCACGGCGCACCTGTCATTGTTTGTTTTGATTAGCCAGTGTGCTATTGACCTTGCTCGAGGACGCTACTCTTTCGCTACGGCTTACTTTTGTTTGTGCGTGTACAATACTGTATTGTTTTTATACCATGGCTTCGAAAAGAAAACGTGTTGTGCTATCGTTAGCGGACAAACTGAAAATTATAGAGCAACTCGATAAAGGTGTAACGGGTAAGAAGTTGTCTGAGATTTATGGTGTTGGACAAGCAACAATTTCTGACATTAAAAACAGTAAGTCAACACTTTTAAACTTTGTTTCGGTGCTTGAAAATGGAGATGGAAGTTCCTCCAGGAAAACAATGAAGACAGCAACCAACAAAAATTTGGAAGATGCTGTGTTTAAATGGTTTTTGCAGCAACGTTCTATGGGAAATCCGATTTCAGGTCCAATCCTTTGTGAAAAAGCCAAAATCTTAGCGGAAAAGCTTGGTTATTCATCTTTTAAGGCTAGTAACGGCTGGCTAAGGAATTTTAAATTCAGGCATGGTGTACGCGAGTTAGATTTGGCTGGTGAGAAGCTTTCAGCAGACTCTGCAGcagctgaaaattttattgaaaaatttaaaactgcATCAGAATCCTATGATCCAGAGTTTGTTTATAATGCCGATGAAACTGGCCTTGTTTGGAAAGCATTACCAAAAACCACTTTGGCTTCTAAAAGGGAATCTAGTGCCCCTGGACATAAGGTCAGTAAAGAACGTGTTACAGTGCTTAACTGTGCCAACTCCACTGGAAATCATAAACTGCCACTTTTTTTGATAGGAAAATCAAGAAATCCAAGAGCATTTAAAAACGTAAAAATACTTCCACTCTTCTACAAAAGTCAACCCAAGGCCTGGATGACTGCAGCTTTGTTTACCGAATGGTATGATGAAGTGTTTATTCCTGAAGTGAAAAAGCACCAAAAATCGGTGGGAAAAGAAGGCAGTAAGGTGCTTTTAATTGTTGATAACGCACCCACTCATCCTACAGCAGAACTGTTGGAAAGAGAGAATGGGCAGTTTAAAACGACGTTTTTGCCTCCCAATGTTACAAGTTTGCTGCAACCCATGGACCAGTCTGTTATTGAAACAATGAAGCGCCATTACAGAAGGCAACTGCTGAGAAAACTGCTGATCGAAGGTGctgaagatgaagaattggTTTTGGCAAATCATAGCAAAATAAATTTAAAGGACTGCTGTTACATTGTAGCGGAAGCTTGGAGTTTGGTTACGCCAGTGACGCTAAGACGTGCGTGGAATAAACTGAAAGGCCTACCGTCtgagaagaacaaaaaaaaagaatctgaagaaTATGAGAAACAAGAATATGGAgaggatgatgatgatgaagatgCGTTGTCACTAGAggaaataagaaaaatgatTGTTAAAATTCCTGGCTGTACAGAAGTAAGTGCTGAAGATGTAGGAGAGTGGATGGCTTGTGACACGTCTGACCCTGGTTTTCAAATTCTCAATGACGATGAAATTGTTGTAAGTGTGAGAGAAGATGTTGAAGTGGAAGTGGAAGAAGAACTTTCTGCTGATGTTGAAGTAGACGCTGGACCATCAGCTAGTGAAGCATTTGCCGGTCTCGAGACTGCTTTGAAGTGGATGGAGCGTCAGCCCGAGTGTGACCACTTGCAACTGCTCACCGTCAAGCGAATGCGTGACCTGGCTGCCCGAAAACGGTTGAAGACCGCAAAACAGCTTACATTGACGGAGATGTTTAAAAAacaatgatttttatttctaaaCTTGTACATAagtacattttatttatatttaaaacatgtgaaaatttcatgtttctttcatttaattcaataataaaaaaatagtgcAATATCAAAACGTAGCTTTTATTCTCTCCAAtggcaatttttttaaaaaaaatccgATTATCCGAATATTTGATTATCCGAATGGGCCCCGGTCCCCATTACTTCGGATAATTGGAGTTCTACTGTATCTCATTGGCTGCAATCAGCGGACGCAACAGTTGAAAAACAATTGGAAGAATTTTCGCTGAACGAATATTCTCAGTGCTAAACGAGTGATCGTGTTTACAGACGTATAGGATCGATTTCAcccttgaatttttcatcattcagTCGAACCTAATCGTTCTTGTAAAGTATCAACAAATAGTTATTtgtaatacaagtgcagaagccATTGATATTCTTCTCTAGTTTAAAATTCAGTTTTTGAATAAACGACTGTAAGAATGCGCCTTCTATACCagtatatattatgtatacattattttctctaagtcactgaatttttattgaaattaatgcaatatttcaataaatgtcGTTTAGTGATTATTGcattaaaaaatttcagttgGCAGAACCGTTTTCTGTATCACCAAATTTGATAAATAATAGATGAATCCGTGGCAAGAAAATTTCGAgtactaatatacagggtgaattaaatttcgtgcataaacgtatgttgttaaaatacatttttttattacactccTACATTTCTGAGATTGTTATACCgggtgtttttagagggtgagtcatgatttttttgggataacttctttcgttgtatttgttttgggaaaaaaaatagaagcatTCGATGGAGcgaagaaaataagaaaagatACTCTcatccaaatacaaaaaatgaaccgttttcgagatatttgatttTCTGTAGTCACATGATATTAGCAGATTCATTCATCACGAGATTCATCAATAACGATAGAAGttgtttaaagaaaaaaaatcatgatttaTCCTCtataaacaccctttataacaatatcaaaaaAGTAGAAGCATACCTAAGAAATGTATTCAACAACATACATTTCTGTACGAAATatcaatctggtggcattcatCGTTTATGCGGggatattttttaaattgtatcaaggaaggatatatctcccttaataaacattttgggccataagttttTTCATCAAACTGTACTTTTTTTTGCAATGTGCTATCACCCCCAGAAAAcgcggtacacatttttgacccaccctgtataataataatataatgaaatataaccatgtgTGGATAGgaaatattctcgcacgattttgttctacaaggtatgacaGAACGAACGGATTTGCCGCAGAATTAGAGAAACCAAACTTTTCTACTCTTCCTCCCCTAATCGGAAAAAATCTCCGAACAACCATCTTCAACTCCCAAAAGACACGAAAATCATTCCGATCCTAATCAACAAGAAATCCCAATCCAACCGGACACCGCCAATctcacataataaaaaaaatgccgAGACTGCGGACGTCCGTTTTTTCGTCCAGTCCGCGAAAAATCAAACCATCCAGGCAGCGAAGAATAGAAACGAAAGGAAGTAATATCAAAATCCCGCCTAGTTCGCTCGTTCCCGTACATAACGAAACCGATTCGGTCAGCAGCTTCGGCCGAGGCCGATGTGCAGCGGCAAAACAGCAGCGCGTTCCTACCGCCGTCTCCCCAAAGTCAGGCAGCAGCACAGCCAACTGCCAAGGCCTCGGCCTTGTTTTCCTCGATTCCCTCCCGGTTGGGCGTTTAATCCGCTGACTCGACATCGTCGTTTTGGCCTACGTCAGTCGGTTTTTTCGCTCGCACTCGGCGGACTGTGAAATGGTATTTCGTCGAGTGTTGTTGTTACGGTTCGTGCCCATGCCTGTGTGAGTGTTTTCGGCCGTTGATACTTtacttttttttggaatagCTGGGAGACTGTTGGAGGTAAGCGAGGTGGTTCaagctgtttttttttcgttaataataataatgatgttcCTCGTTGCTATTGTAATTAGTCAGGAAAGACTGCGTTACATGTGGTCGAATGTTTTACCTCGTATGACTGTCGGTTTGATCATCATGAGGTTGAATAACAATAAAGTTGATATCACAtcattagatatttcaaaaaaaaaaactttaaaactATAATGGGTTATGAATATATGAAcgtatattgataaaaaaaatttccaatttaaTTTTAAATCGTATCAACGCATTTAtaagtgtttctctttcgattGAATGAAGTTCTCAGTTTTAATTTGAAAGCAAGATGGTATACTACGGACTTATAAATATCTCATTGATATTCACCAGGAAATCACGCTTATGCTCGACTTTTAATGATCAAATGTCAAATTGCTATAAAATGCTGTAATGAATCTAGAATTACATTCTTTACTTGGCGAAAATAGATTCTAAAGTAAGTTTCGCATATTCTACAAAACAATCGAACTAGCCCGAGAAGTTTTTTTCACTGAAATTACTCCAAACTATAGTTTATaactaacacttcactcaataagtcccgtCCTAACaagtaaaaacatattttctcgaaaattcgACTTGCTTCATCAGCCTGTCTTAGTGTTTTCGGCCATGGATACGTTTTTTTGGAATAGCTGGGAGACTGTTGGAGGTAAGCGAGGTGGTTCaagcgttttttttttcgttaataataatgatgttcCTCGTTGCTATTGTAATTAGTCAGGATTCAGGAAAGACTGTGTTACATGTGGTCGAATGTTTTACTTAGTATGACTGACGGTTTGATCCTTATGTGGtggaatatcaataaaattaatatcacattatagatattcaaaaaattaacgTAATACTTTTAATAGTTTATAATGATATGGCTTAATTTTAAATCGTTTTAACGCATTTGTCTGTCGATT
It includes:
- the LOC123673767 gene encoding jerky protein homolog-like → MASKRKRVVLSLADKLKIIEQLDKGVTGKKLSEIYGVGQATISDIKNSKSTLLNFVSVLENGDGSSSRKTMKTATNKNLEDAVFKWFLQQRSMGNPISGPILCEKAKILAEKLGYSSFKASNGWLRNFKFRHGVRELDLAGEKLSADSAAAENFIEKFKTASESYDPEFVYNADETGLVWKALPKTTLASKRESSAPGHKVSKERVTVLNCANSTGNHKLPLFLIGKSRNPRAFKNVKILPLFYKSQPKAWMTAALFTEWYDEVFIPEVKKHQKSVGKEGSKVLLIVDNAPTHPTAELLERENGQFKTTFLPPNVTSLLQPMDQSVIETMKRHYRRQLLRKLLIEGAEDEELVLANHSKINLKDCCYIVAEAWSLVTPVTLRRAWNKLKGLPSEKNKKKESEEYEKQEYGEDDDDEDALSLEEIRKMIVKIPGCTEVSAEDVGEWMACDTSDPGFQILNDDEIVVSVREDVEVEVEEELSADVEVDAGPSASEAFAGLETALKWMERQPECDHLQLLTVKRMRDLAARKRLKTAKQLTLTEMFKKQ